From one Suicoccus acidiformans genomic stretch:
- the cmk gene encoding (d)CMP kinase — protein MLHIAIDGPASSGKSTLAKALSEALDIIYLDTGAMYRAVTLALQEQAIDLSDIEAVQDVLARIDIDFAASPSGQRVYLNGHDVTEAIRQDDVTNAVSEVAAIKEVRAALVAMQQRFALNQSIVMDGRDIGTVVLPEADYKFYLTASPEIRAERRFAENQAKGLSNQSYEALLESIIQRDAYDSSRAESPLRKASDAIELDNSHMTTEATVAHILNIIRQ, from the coding sequence GTGTTACATATTGCAATTGACGGTCCGGCTTCTTCAGGGAAGAGTACTTTGGCAAAGGCCTTGAGTGAGGCCTTAGACATTATTTACCTTGATACCGGGGCGATGTATCGGGCAGTTACGTTAGCTTTACAAGAGCAAGCGATTGATTTGAGTGATATTGAAGCAGTTCAGGATGTATTGGCGCGGATTGATATTGACTTTGCAGCAAGTCCATCAGGTCAGCGTGTTTATTTAAATGGTCATGATGTAACGGAAGCAATACGCCAGGACGATGTGACGAACGCTGTTTCAGAAGTAGCAGCTATTAAAGAAGTTAGAGCAGCCCTTGTGGCAATGCAACAACGTTTCGCTTTAAATCAATCAATCGTTATGGATGGGCGGGATATTGGTACAGTGGTCTTGCCTGAAGCTGATTATAAATTCTACCTCACTGCTTCACCTGAAATACGGGCTGAGAGACGCTTCGCTGAAAATCAGGCCAAGGGCTTAAGTAATCAGTCTTATGAAGCATTATTGGAGAGTATTATTCAACGGGATGCTTATGACAGTAGTCGAGCGGAGAGTCCCCTTCGTAAAGCTAGCGATGCAATAGAATTAGATAACAGTCATATGACCACTGAAGCGACAGTGGCACATATTTTGAACATAATTCGGCAATAA
- a CDS encoding LysM peptidoglycan-binding domain-containing protein, whose amino-acid sequence MPKDKENEFNDDRFEEQEDSFEVRDEQEVDPSLDEPGSRADEESRRPWNRRFGQDENPKNRQYSRSARNQPAKEATTLSRVLLAALILTVLLPFILWGVISAQRDNKEIAERTTEQVMISRNSEASSTSEESSSEESSSESSVSSSSRESESEDESSSMSRPESSITPPEPVYQDPAVAQEPVYEEPAPTAGTTHTVSAGESWYAIARMYGVDVYTLAAANGASIDTPIHPGAVIQIP is encoded by the coding sequence ATGCCAAAAGACAAGGAAAATGAATTTAACGATGATCGCTTTGAGGAGCAGGAAGACTCTTTTGAGGTAAGAGACGAGCAAGAAGTCGACCCGTCCTTAGATGAGCCAGGTAGTCGGGCGGATGAAGAAAGTCGTCGCCCGTGGAATCGACGTTTCGGTCAAGATGAGAATCCTAAGAATCGCCAGTATTCTCGTTCTGCTCGGAATCAACCAGCTAAAGAAGCGACTACGCTATCGCGTGTATTGTTAGCTGCTTTGATTTTGACAGTATTATTGCCGTTCATTCTGTGGGGTGTAATTTCAGCTCAACGGGATAATAAGGAGATTGCTGAGCGTACAACAGAGCAGGTGATGATTTCAAGAAATTCAGAAGCAAGTTCAACTTCAGAAGAATCCTCTTCAGAAGAGTCGAGTAGTGAAAGTTCTGTAAGTAGTTCTAGTCGGGAATCAGAAAGTGAAGACGAGTCCAGCAGTATGAGTCGTCCAGAATCTTCAATTACACCGCCTGAACCTGTCTACCAAGATCCGGCAGTTGCCCAAGAGCCTGTCTATGAAGAGCCAGCTCCGACAGCCGGAACGACGCATACGGTTTCTGCAGGTGAATCATGGTATGCGATTGCAAGAATGTACGGCGTAGATGTCTATACACTTGCTGCAGCCAACGGTGCGTCGATTGATACGCCTATTCATCCAGGGGCAGTAATTCAGATTCCGTAG
- a CDS encoding ECF transporter S component → MAKSQSKTTVLLAILGAWAFILRLIELPIFPPAQFLKFDFSDLVVLVGMLVKGPVGLLAVAFIRDFLHYLFFGGEAGIPIGMMMSMAASLALFIPSHFFLSKGKSLAPKMRYLLMGVVSTLTLTVVMLLFNYFIAVPLYTKVLHFPIDNIRDYLLLILVPFNLLKGLINSVGQVFVIKVFYPQLFKRNVLYEEYIQASL, encoded by the coding sequence ATGGCGAAAAGTCAATCGAAGACAACGGTATTACTTGCAATTCTAGGGGCTTGGGCTTTTATACTAAGGTTAATCGAGTTGCCCATCTTCCCACCGGCCCAATTTTTGAAATTTGATTTCAGTGATTTAGTGGTGCTGGTAGGTATGTTAGTGAAAGGACCTGTTGGCTTATTGGCGGTAGCCTTTATTCGAGATTTCTTGCACTATTTATTTTTCGGTGGCGAAGCGGGGATTCCCATTGGGATGATGATGAGTATGGCGGCTTCTTTAGCATTATTTATTCCCAGTCACTTCTTCTTGAGCAAAGGGAAAAGCTTAGCCCCTAAGATGCGTTATCTTCTGATGGGAGTAGTTTCTACACTGACACTCACGGTAGTGATGTTATTATTTAATTATTTCATTGCTGTGCCACTTTATACCAAAGTATTGCATTTCCCTATCGATAATATCCGTGATTATTTACTATTGATTTTAGTGCCTTTTAATCTGCTTAAAGGACTCATCAATAGTGTCGGCCAAGTCTTTGTCATTAAAGTGTTCTATCCGCAACTCTTCAAGCGCAATGTACTTTATGAAGAGTACATTCAGGCGAGTCTTTAA
- a CDS encoding pseudouridine synthase, with the protein MERLQKVMAHAGVASRRKCEEIIQAGRVKVNGEVVRELGTKVSREDTIEVDGVPIYKEEPRYILLYKPRNVISAVSDDKERPVVTDYVQGIPERIYPIGRLDFDTTGLLMMTNDGDFANLMMHPRYKINKTYIAKIDGFLAEADMQNLRRGVMLDKQRTAPAKVRVLSTNDRKQMSVVELTIREGWNHQVKRMFEAVGRTVVSLKRERFSFLDLGNLQPGQWRELTAFEVDKLRKEAESAIK; encoded by the coding sequence GTGGAAAGATTACAGAAAGTTATGGCTCATGCCGGGGTGGCTAGTCGACGCAAATGCGAAGAGATTATCCAAGCTGGTCGGGTAAAAGTCAATGGGGAAGTCGTCCGGGAACTGGGGACGAAGGTTTCACGGGAGGATACCATTGAAGTAGATGGGGTCCCTATTTATAAAGAAGAGCCTCGCTATATTCTCCTTTATAAACCTAGAAATGTGATTTCAGCCGTTAGCGACGACAAAGAGCGCCCCGTCGTAACAGATTATGTCCAAGGCATTCCGGAACGGATTTATCCAATTGGGCGCCTGGACTTTGATACGACCGGTTTATTAATGATGACCAATGATGGGGATTTCGCGAATCTAATGATGCACCCTCGTTATAAAATCAACAAAACTTACATTGCTAAAATCGATGGTTTTTTAGCAGAGGCTGATATGCAAAACTTACGCCGGGGAGTTATGCTCGATAAACAAAGGACGGCCCCAGCCAAAGTGCGGGTCCTATCTACCAATGACCGTAAGCAAATGAGTGTGGTGGAATTAACCATTCGTGAAGGGTGGAACCATCAAGTTAAGCGAATGTTTGAAGCAGTCGGGCGCACAGTCGTCTCCTTGAAGCGCGAACGTTTCAGTTTCCTTGATCTGGGTAACTTGCAACCGGGTCAGTGGCGCGAATTAACAGCCTTTGAAGTTGATAAACTTCGCAAAGAAGCTGAAAGCGCGATCAAATAA
- the scpB gene encoding SMC-Scp complex subunit ScpB yields the protein MQAIQLLTRIKGILFVAGEEGVSEADLVQVLNVPSVEVQENLQALKLTLQTDETSPIELVNYNQRYRLVTKAFLEEDVKAFAQQPVNQQLSRAAVETLAIVAYRQPITRLSVDEIRGVSSQSMLQKLMQRDLIQEVGRVEAPGRPLLYGVTPYFMDYFGLESLNDLPDIEPLALNAELTSESLFDIEEWNVEYFHQEEEDD from the coding sequence ATGCAAGCCATTCAATTACTTACTAGAATTAAAGGCATCTTATTCGTAGCCGGCGAAGAAGGCGTTAGTGAAGCAGATCTCGTCCAAGTATTGAATGTACCATCGGTGGAAGTGCAGGAGAATTTACAAGCGTTAAAACTTACCTTGCAAACGGACGAAACTTCTCCGATTGAATTGGTAAATTATAATCAGCGTTACCGCCTCGTGACGAAAGCCTTTCTTGAAGAAGATGTGAAGGCCTTTGCCCAACAACCGGTCAATCAGCAATTGAGTCGGGCGGCTGTTGAAACATTGGCCATTGTAGCTTACCGCCAACCGATCACGCGTCTGAGCGTCGATGAGATTCGCGGGGTTTCCTCGCAAAGCATGTTACAGAAATTGATGCAGCGCGATTTAATTCAAGAAGTAGGACGTGTTGAAGCGCCTGGACGCCCCCTCCTTTATGGGGTAACACCGTATTTTATGGATTATTTCGGTTTGGAAAGTCTTAATGATCTTCCGGATATTGAACCGCTTGCACTCAATGCGGAATTAACGTCTGAGAGTTTGTTTGACATTGAAGAATGGAATGTTGAGTACTTCCATCAAGAAGAGGAGGATGATTAG
- a CDS encoding segregation and condensation protein A, whose product MSELFADELHLELEVFTGPFDLLLHLIRKLEVDINDIPMTEITEQYLAYVHSMQEVQLDVVGDYLVMAATLLEIKSRLLLPIEPDDELDDPYEGEDPRAALVQQLLLYQQFQDVASQLQKQEADRGRAYDRPLADLSAHIAEVKLKAGAYTVEDLAISMEDVLKRAQDREPKLREIQGDPVTVDEKIESMQNYFQLHPHTEVAFLEFVEEETPSQIISAFLAMLELVRKQWIVFQQEVPTGPITLKGSEVAHASHSITY is encoded by the coding sequence ATGAGTGAGCTATTTGCCGATGAATTGCATCTTGAATTAGAAGTATTTACGGGGCCTTTTGACTTACTGCTTCATTTAATTCGCAAGTTAGAAGTAGATATTAATGACATCCCTATGACTGAAATTACGGAGCAATATTTAGCTTATGTTCATTCCATGCAAGAAGTGCAATTGGATGTGGTCGGGGATTACTTAGTCATGGCTGCGACCTTGCTTGAGATTAAAAGCCGCTTACTCCTCCCAATTGAGCCGGATGATGAGTTGGATGATCCGTATGAAGGTGAGGATCCGCGGGCTGCTTTAGTGCAACAGTTGTTGTTGTACCAGCAATTTCAAGACGTTGCCAGTCAATTACAAAAGCAAGAAGCGGACAGAGGACGGGCCTATGACCGTCCTTTGGCTGATTTATCTGCTCATATAGCTGAAGTCAAGCTTAAAGCGGGGGCTTATACGGTAGAAGACTTAGCAATCAGTATGGAAGATGTCCTTAAACGGGCCCAAGACAGGGAACCTAAATTACGCGAAATTCAAGGGGATCCGGTCACAGTGGACGAGAAGATTGAAAGTATGCAGAATTATTTCCAACTGCATCCGCATACAGAAGTGGCCTTCTTAGAATTTGTGGAGGAGGAAACTCCGTCTCAAATTATTTCGGCCTTTCTTGCCATGTTAGAATTAGTTCGTAAGCAGTGGATTGTCTTTCAGCAGGAAGTACCCACCGGTCCCATCACACTGAAAGGAAGCGAGGTTGCGCATGCAAGCCATTCAATTACTTACTAG
- a CDS encoding purine-nucleoside phosphorylase → MYTETVNFLRGKGMIEPKIALILGSGLGDFADKIEDATRVPYEEIPGFPVSTVEGHSGMLVYGKIHDKQVIALQGRFHYYEGYQLDAVTYPIRIFKELGVENLIVTNAAGGVNEAFEPGDLMLITDHINLTGQNPLIGANIDAHGPRFVDMTEAYSVSGRQIARDAAEAVGLRLQEGVYTWMTGPTYETPAEIRQVRIIGGDAVGMSTVPEVIVAKHCGIEVIGISCITNKAAGMQDTQAHDDVVNVSMQVKPKFEQLMQELIQRI, encoded by the coding sequence ATGTATACAGAAACAGTTAATTTTTTGCGAGGGAAGGGCATGATTGAGCCTAAGATTGCGTTAATTCTTGGCTCAGGTTTAGGCGATTTCGCAGATAAGATTGAAGATGCCACTCGAGTGCCTTATGAAGAAATTCCTGGCTTCCCTGTCTCTACGGTGGAAGGTCATTCTGGGATGTTAGTCTACGGGAAAATTCATGATAAGCAAGTGATTGCACTTCAAGGGCGTTTCCATTATTATGAAGGGTATCAGCTGGACGCGGTCACTTATCCAATTCGAATCTTTAAGGAGTTAGGGGTTGAGAATCTAATTGTCACCAACGCTGCTGGCGGGGTGAATGAAGCCTTTGAACCGGGAGATTTGATGTTAATTACGGATCATATCAATTTAACGGGGCAAAATCCGCTCATTGGAGCCAATATCGATGCACATGGGCCGAGATTTGTAGATATGACTGAAGCTTATAGTGTTTCAGGTCGTCAAATTGCTCGCGATGCAGCTGAAGCAGTGGGCCTTCGTTTGCAAGAAGGGGTATACACTTGGATGACAGGGCCGACATATGAGACCCCTGCGGAGATTCGCCAGGTTCGCATTATCGGTGGCGATGCGGTAGGTATGTCAACGGTGCCTGAAGTAATCGTAGCTAAGCACTGTGGTATTGAAGTCATTGGGATTTCATGTATCACCAATAAAGCTGCTGGGATGCAGGATACCCAGGCTCACGATGATGTAGTAAATGTCTCTATGCAAGTGAAACCGAAATTTGAACAACTTATGCAGGAACTGATTCAACGGATTTAG
- the deoB gene encoding phosphopentomutase: MTRFSRIHLIVLDSVGIGEAPDASAFGDVGAHTLGHIAEVAGLNVPHMQALGLGNIEPLAGIESQELTKGYWTKLQELSAGKDTMTGHWEIMGLRIDQAFRVFPEGFPPELIEQIEAYSGRKVVANKPASGTEIIDEWGAHQMATGDLIVYTSADSVLQIAAHEAVIPLEELYDICEYIRSITLEEPYMLGRIIARPYVGEPGNFIRTSNRHDYALSPFEETTLDYLKEAGYDVISIGKISDIFNEQGITHGVRTKSNMDGVDQLLKVMAQDFHGLSFTNLVDFDAIYGHRRNPEGYRDALEDFDARLPEIYAALRADDLLLITADHGNDPTFHGTDHTREFVPLLAYSPQLEASGALEQGFFADIAATIADNFGVKQTEHGQSFLDQLK; this comes from the coding sequence ATGACAAGATTTTCGCGTATTCATTTAATTGTATTAGACTCAGTAGGCATTGGTGAAGCACCCGATGCAAGTGCTTTTGGCGATGTGGGGGCCCATACTTTAGGGCATATTGCTGAAGTAGCCGGCTTAAATGTACCACATATGCAAGCCTTAGGCTTGGGAAATATTGAACCTTTAGCCGGCATTGAGTCACAGGAGTTGACAAAGGGCTACTGGACTAAACTACAAGAACTATCTGCAGGTAAAGATACGATGACTGGCCACTGGGAAATTATGGGATTGAGAATCGATCAAGCTTTTCGGGTATTTCCTGAAGGCTTCCCCCCTGAATTGATTGAGCAAATTGAGGCGTATTCCGGGCGCAAAGTTGTGGCCAATAAGCCGGCATCTGGAACGGAAATTATTGATGAGTGGGGTGCTCATCAAATGGCAACGGGCGATTTGATTGTCTACACTTCCGCGGATTCAGTCTTGCAGATTGCAGCACATGAAGCAGTGATACCGCTAGAAGAACTATACGATATTTGTGAATATATACGTAGTATTACCCTAGAAGAGCCTTACATGCTTGGGCGGATTATTGCCAGGCCTTATGTTGGTGAACCAGGGAATTTTATCCGGACGAGTAATCGCCACGATTATGCCTTGAGTCCATTTGAGGAGACGACCTTAGATTATTTGAAAGAAGCAGGATATGATGTTATCTCCATTGGAAAGATTTCGGATATTTTCAACGAGCAAGGTATTACCCATGGTGTTCGTACAAAGAGCAATATGGATGGTGTCGACCAATTACTCAAGGTGATGGCACAAGACTTTCACGGCTTGAGCTTTACGAATTTAGTAGATTTCGATGCCATATACGGTCATCGGCGCAATCCTGAAGGTTATCGAGATGCTCTGGAAGACTTTGATGCTCGGTTGCCAGAAATTTATGCAGCCCTCCGGGCAGATGACTTATTGCTCATCACCGCTGACCATGGCAATGACCCAACTTTCCATGGAACGGACCATACCCGTGAATTTGTGCCCCTGTTAGCTTATAGTCCGCAACTAGAGGCGAGCGGCGCACTGGAACAGGGATTCTTCGCAGATATTGCGGCAACGATTGCAGATAATTTCGGTGTGAAGCAAACGGAGCATGGTCAATCATTTCTAGATCAATTGAAGTAA
- the xerD gene encoding site-specific tyrosine recombinase XerD, with product MNEYIEDFLRYLSIDLGHSENTVVNYRRDLRKFNAFLKAKAKVQIDHIQTEDIQLFLVELKHEGYASATTSRIISSLKQFFRYLMLEGVLEQNPAQLLEQPKARKHLPDTLSTDEIDALLAAPDIETNLGIRDRSIFELMYATGLRVSELITLKLDELHLELGFIQTIGKGNKERIVPLGEEAQYWLDRYLNEVRYLMQKPGIQDHNAVYLSRRGGPFTRQGIWKNLKKYVELAGIQANVTPHTLRHSFATHLLENGADLRMVQELLGHSDISTTQIYTHISNYRLREVYRKNFPRA from the coding sequence GTGAACGAATATATTGAAGACTTCCTAAGGTATCTCAGTATTGACTTAGGTCATAGCGAGAATACGGTGGTCAATTATCGCAGAGACTTAAGGAAATTCAATGCGTTTCTAAAAGCAAAAGCGAAGGTGCAAATTGACCATATTCAAACCGAAGATATTCAGCTCTTCCTCGTTGAACTGAAGCATGAGGGCTACGCGAGTGCAACTACCAGTCGCATCATATCAAGCTTAAAGCAATTCTTCCGCTATTTAATGCTGGAAGGTGTGCTGGAACAGAATCCCGCCCAATTGCTCGAACAGCCGAAAGCGCGCAAGCATTTGCCAGATACCTTATCAACTGATGAAATTGATGCCTTGTTGGCTGCTCCAGATATTGAGACAAATCTAGGCATTCGCGATCGCTCGATTTTCGAATTGATGTATGCAACAGGCTTGCGGGTAAGTGAGCTGATCACTTTAAAGTTAGATGAACTACACTTAGAATTAGGCTTTATACAAACAATCGGCAAGGGGAATAAAGAGCGAATCGTTCCCTTAGGTGAGGAGGCCCAATACTGGTTGGACCGTTACTTAAACGAAGTCCGCTATCTTATGCAAAAACCAGGCATCCAAGATCACAATGCTGTCTACCTCAGCCGACGAGGCGGCCCTTTTACGCGGCAAGGTATTTGGAAGAATTTGAAGAAATATGTTGAGTTAGCAGGAATTCAAGCCAATGTTACCCCTCATACTTTACGGCATTCTTTCGCCACGCATTTATTGGAGAATGGAGCAGATTTAAGAATGGTTCAAGAATTACTGGGTCATTCTGATATTTCTACCACACAAATTTATACTCATATTTCAAACTATCGATTAAGAGAAGTCTATCGCAAGAACTTTCCTAGAGCATAA